One Phocaeicola dorei genomic region harbors:
- a CDS encoding glycosyltransferase, whose translation MAKELLAPDYIFEASWEVCNKVGGIYTVLSTRAKTLQEAFKDKVFFIGPDFWAGKENPLFSENENLCAAWREHALKKDGLKVRVGRWNIPGEPIVILVDFYPFFSKRNEIYGRMWENFKVDSLHAYGDYDEASMFSYAAGKVVESFYRFNLTENDRVIYQAHEWMTGMGALYLQKAVPEIATIFTTHATSIGRSIAGNNKPLYDYLFAYNGDQMARELNMEAKHSIEKQTAHHVDCFTTVSEITNNECKELLDKPADVVLMNGFEDDFVPQGRTFTAKRKKARAAMLNLANKLLGLTMSDDTLIVGTSGRYEFKNKGINVYLESLNRLTRDKNLKKEVLAFINVPGWVGDPREDLVERLKSKENFTTPLECPFITHWLHNMSHDQVLDMMKYLGMSNSAESKVKVIFVPCYLDGKDGILNLEYYDLVLGNDLSVYPSYYEPWGYTPLESVAFHVPTITTDLAGFGLWVNSLKGRYCELKDGVKVIHRSDYNYSEVADVIKDTISEFSGLPENVIKTMRKNAADIAEKALWKHFIKYYYEAYDVALHNAQKRLIMNS comes from the coding sequence ATGGCAAAAGAATTGTTAGCCCCTGATTATATCTTCGAAGCAAGTTGGGAGGTATGTAATAAAGTAGGGGGAATTTATACAGTGTTGTCCACTAGGGCCAAAACACTGCAGGAAGCATTCAAAGACAAAGTCTTTTTCATAGGACCCGATTTTTGGGCAGGAAAGGAAAACCCTTTGTTCAGTGAAAATGAGAATCTTTGTGCGGCATGGCGTGAACATGCTTTGAAGAAAGATGGACTGAAAGTTCGTGTGGGGCGCTGGAATATTCCGGGAGAGCCTATCGTTATATTGGTGGATTTTTATCCTTTCTTCTCTAAAAGAAATGAAATATATGGCCGGATGTGGGAGAATTTCAAAGTCGATTCACTTCATGCTTATGGAGATTACGACGAAGCGTCTATGTTTTCTTATGCAGCCGGAAAAGTGGTTGAAAGCTTTTATCGTTTCAATTTGACCGAAAATGATAGAGTCATTTATCAGGCACATGAATGGATGACAGGTATGGGCGCCCTTTATTTGCAGAAAGCGGTACCCGAAATAGCTACTATTTTTACTACTCACGCTACTTCTATAGGCCGGTCTATCGCCGGAAACAATAAACCTCTTTACGATTACTTATTTGCTTATAATGGTGACCAGATGGCTCGTGAACTCAATATGGAGGCAAAGCATTCTATTGAGAAGCAGACTGCGCATCATGTGGATTGCTTTACTACGGTTAGTGAAATTACCAACAATGAATGCAAGGAGTTGTTGGACAAGCCGGCAGATGTGGTGTTGATGAATGGGTTTGAGGATGATTTTGTTCCGCAAGGCCGTACGTTTACCGCCAAGCGTAAGAAAGCTCGTGCTGCGATGTTGAATTTGGCTAATAAATTGCTGGGCTTGACGATGAGTGATGATACTCTTATTGTGGGCACAAGCGGTCGTTATGAGTTTAAAAATAAAGGTATCAATGTCTATTTGGAGTCTTTGAACCGATTGACCCGTGATAAAAATTTGAAAAAAGAGGTGCTGGCATTTATTAATGTACCAGGTTGGGTGGGGGACCCTCGTGAAGATTTGGTGGAACGTTTGAAAAGCAAAGAAAATTTCACAACTCCGTTGGAGTGCCCGTTTATCACACATTGGTTGCATAATATGAGTCATGACCAGGTACTTGATATGATGAAGTATTTGGGAATGTCCAATTCGGCGGAATCTAAGGTAAAAGTAATATTTGTACCTTGTTATCTGGATGGAAAGGATGGCATCTTGAATTTGGAATATTATGATTTGGTGTTGGGGAATGACTTGAGTGTTTATCCTTCCTATTATGAACCTTGGGGGTATACACCATTGGAAAGTGTAGCATTCCATGTACCTACTATAACAACTGATTTGGCCGGATTTGGTTTGTGGGTAAATTCGTTGAAGGGTAGATACTGTGAGTTGAAAGATGGTGTGAAAGTTATCCATCGCTCGGATTACAACTATTCTGAAGTAGCGGATGTTATAAAGGACACCATATCGGAATTTTCGGGATTGCCGGAAAATGTAATCAAGACTATGCGTAAAAATGCGGCGGACATTGCGGAAAAGGCATTGTGGAAGCATTTTATCAAATATTATTATGAAGCTTATGATGTGGCATTGCATAATGCACAGAAAAGGCTTATTATGAATAGCTAA
- a CDS encoding V-type ATP synthase subunit K, with the protein MEMNLLIAYVGIAIMVGLSGIGSAYGVTIAGNASIGALKKNDSAFGNFLVLTALPGTQGLYGFAGYFMFQSIFGVLTPAITGIQAAAVLGSGIALGLVALFSAIRQGQVCANGIAAIGQGHNVFGNTLILAVFPELYAIVALAATFLMGSALAA; encoded by the coding sequence ATGGAAATGAATTTATTGATTGCTTATGTAGGCATCGCAATTATGGTTGGTTTATCAGGTATCGGTAGTGCGTATGGTGTGACTATCGCAGGTAATGCATCTATCGGTGCATTGAAAAAGAATGATAGTGCATTCGGTAACTTCTTGGTGTTGACTGCGCTTCCTGGTACACAGGGGCTGTATGGTTTTGCCGGTTACTTCATGTTCCAGAGCATTTTCGGTGTTCTGACTCCGGCTATTACAGGTATTCAGGCTGCTGCCGTGTTGGGTTCCGGTATTGCTTTGGGACTTGTAGCTCTTTTCTCCGCTATCCGTCAGGGGCAGGTTTGCGCTAATGGTATCGCTGCCATTGGTCAAGGACATAATGTATTTGGCAATACATTGATTCTGGCCGTTTTTCCTGAATTGTATGCTATTGTTGCTTTGGCTGCAACCTTCTTGATGGGATCTGCATTGGCTGCGTAA
- a CDS encoding V-type ATP synthase subunit I — protein sequence MITKMKKLTFLIYHKDYECFLQSVRDLGVVHVAEKAQGTAENAEFQESIRLSDRYASTIKFLQGFNAELQEQEGDVARGEKGLEEVEALQLEKTQLQHQLQVCDKERAALEVWGDFDPASVMRLQEVGYQVNFYICSEKNFNEEWLDTYYATEINRIGSRIYFITITKEGSLPELEVESVKLPVMSLSRLAARCESLEQQMKSVDDKLAAIAGEKLLSLQVAQANVRSQIEFSKVVLSTEQAADNKLMLLQGWAPATQIPEITNFLNQQEAYFEIADPTPEDNVPIQLNNKGFFRLFEPIMKLYMLPKYNELDLTPFFAPFFMLFFGLCLGDSGYGLFMVLGVTVYRMLVKNIGASMKPILTLVQILGTSTFFCGMLTGTFFGFNLYGNDIPFFNKMRDLFFLDNQWMFNLSLILGAVQIIFGMILKAANQIIQFGLKYALSTIGWIIVLVSTALAFLLGDTMPMGGTAHLVILGLAGVLIFLLNSPGKNIFLNIGLGLWDSYNMATGLLGDILSYVRLFALGLSGGILASVFNSLAAGMSPDNAIAGPIVMVLIFLIGHSINMFMNILGAMVHPMRLTFVEFFKNSGYEGGGKEYKPFKN from the coding sequence ATGATTACAAAAATGAAGAAGTTGACTTTCCTTATTTATCATAAGGACTATGAATGTTTCCTGCAAAGTGTCCGTGACTTGGGCGTAGTCCACGTGGCAGAAAAAGCGCAGGGGACAGCGGAGAATGCCGAATTTCAAGAGAGCATCCGTTTGTCCGACCGCTATGCTTCAACTATTAAGTTTCTGCAAGGTTTTAATGCTGAATTGCAAGAACAGGAGGGAGATGTAGCCCGTGGAGAGAAAGGGCTGGAGGAAGTGGAGGCACTACAACTGGAGAAAACCCAGTTGCAGCATCAGTTGCAGGTTTGCGACAAAGAGCGTGCCGCGTTAGAGGTATGGGGAGATTTCGATCCTGCATCGGTTATGCGGTTGCAAGAAGTTGGATATCAAGTGAATTTCTATATTTGCTCAGAGAAGAACTTTAATGAGGAATGGTTGGATACGTACTATGCTACGGAGATTAACCGTATTGGCTCACGCATTTATTTCATTACCATAACCAAAGAAGGATCGTTGCCCGAATTGGAAGTGGAATCGGTCAAATTGCCAGTAATGTCTTTGAGTCGGCTCGCTGCCAGATGTGAAAGTTTGGAACAGCAAATGAAGAGTGTGGATGATAAGTTGGCTGCTATAGCAGGAGAAAAACTTCTTTCTTTGCAAGTTGCACAAGCCAATGTCCGCTCGCAGATAGAATTCTCAAAAGTGGTGCTAAGTACAGAACAGGCTGCAGATAACAAATTGATGTTGTTACAGGGGTGGGCACCGGCTACGCAGATTCCGGAGATTACTAATTTTCTGAATCAGCAGGAGGCGTACTTTGAAATTGCTGATCCTACGCCGGAAGACAATGTTCCTATTCAGTTGAACAATAAAGGGTTCTTTCGTCTGTTTGAACCGATTATGAAGCTGTATATGCTTCCTAAATATAATGAACTGGATTTGACGCCGTTCTTTGCCCCTTTCTTTATGCTCTTTTTCGGGCTGTGTCTGGGCGATTCGGGCTATGGTCTGTTTATGGTATTAGGAGTGACAGTTTATCGTATGTTGGTGAAGAATATCGGTGCTTCCATGAAGCCCATCTTAACTTTGGTGCAGATTTTGGGTACTTCTACTTTCTTCTGCGGTATGCTGACAGGTACTTTTTTCGGATTCAATCTGTATGGTAATGATATTCCGTTCTTTAACAAGATGCGTGATTTGTTCTTCTTGGACAATCAATGGATGTTTAATCTTTCATTGATTTTGGGAGCGGTACAGATTATTTTCGGTATGATACTGAAAGCGGCTAATCAGATTATTCAGTTCGGATTGAAATATGCATTGTCAACTATCGGATGGATTATTGTATTGGTAAGTACAGCTTTGGCATTCCTATTGGGAGATACCATGCCGATGGGAGGAACTGCTCATTTGGTAATTCTGGGGCTTGCCGGTGTGCTGATTTTCTTGCTCAACAGTCCAGGAAAGAATATTTTCCTCAATATCGGTTTGGGTTTGTGGGATTCCTACAATATGGCAACCGGTCTGCTGGGTGATATCCTTTCGTATGTGCGTTTGTTTGCTTTAGGCCTGTCGGGTGGTATTCTTGCCAGTGTATTCAATAGTCTGGCGGCTGGAATGAGTCCTGATAATGCAATTGCAGGTCCGATAGTGATGGTATTGATTTTCTTGATAGGTCATTCTATCAACATGTTTATGAATATATTGGGAGCAATGGTTCATCCGATGCGTCTGACTTTCGTGGAGTTTTTTAAGAATTCGGGTTACGAAGGAGGGGGCAAGGAGTACAAGCCTTTTAAGAATTAA
- a CDS encoding V-type ATP synthase subunit D yields the protein MAIKFQYNKTSLQQLEKQLKVRVRTLPIIKNKESALRMEVKRCKTEAAGLEERLEKQIQAYEAMFALWNEFDASLIKVSDVHLGIKKIAGVRVPLLENVDFDIRTYSLFNSPKWYSDGIHLLKGLAQTAIEREFMLAKLNLLEHARKKTTQKVNLFEKVQIPGYQDALRKIKRFMEDEENLSKSSQKILKSIQEKRKEAEA from the coding sequence ATGGCAATAAAGTTTCAATATAACAAGACCTCGCTACAACAGCTTGAGAAGCAGCTCAAGGTCCGTGTGCGTACGCTTCCTATTATTAAAAATAAGGAAAGTGCTCTCCGCATGGAAGTAAAGAGATGCAAGACAGAAGCTGCCGGGTTGGAGGAAAGGCTTGAAAAACAGATTCAGGCATACGAGGCCATGTTCGCACTTTGGAATGAATTTGATGCTTCATTAATAAAAGTGAGTGATGTTCATTTGGGTATAAAGAAGATTGCCGGTGTACGAGTTCCCTTGTTGGAAAACGTAGACTTTGACATTCGTACTTACAGTCTGTTCAACAGCCCGAAATGGTATTCCGATGGAATACATTTGTTGAAAGGATTGGCACAGACTGCTATTGAAAGGGAATTTATGCTTGCCAAACTGAACCTGCTGGAACATGCGCGTAAAAAGACCACTCAGAAAGTGAATCTTTTTGAGAAAGTGCAGATACCCGGATACCAGGATGCTCTGCGAAAGATTAAACGATTTATGGAGGATGAAGAGAACTTGTCCAAGTCATCGCAGAAGATTCTGAAATCTATTCAAGAGAAAAGAAAGGAGGCAGAGGCATGA
- a CDS encoding V-type ATP synthase subunit B, whose translation MATKAFQKIYTKISQITKATCSLKASGVGYDELAMVNGKLAQVVKIMGDEVTLQVFEGTEGIPTNAEVVFLGKSPTLKVSEQLAGRFFNAFGDPIDGGPEIEGQEVPIGGPSVNPVRRKQPSELIATGIAGIDLNNTLVSGQKIPFFADPDQPFNQVMANVALRAETDKIILGGMGMTNDDYLYFKNVFSNAGALDRIISFVNTTENPPVERLLIPDMALTAAEYFAVKHNQKVLVLLTDMTSYADALAIVSNRMDQIPSKDSMPGSLYSDLAKIYEKAVQFPAGGSITIIAVTTLSGGDITHAVPDNTGYITEGQLFLRRDSDIGKVIVDPFRSLSRLKQLVSGKKTRKDHPQVMNAAVRLYADAANAKTKMENGFDLTNYDERTLAFAKDYANQLLAIDVNLDTTEMLDVTWGLFSKYFKPEEVNIKKELVDQHWKKQ comes from the coding sequence ATGGCAACAAAAGCATTTCAAAAGATATATACTAAGATTAGCCAGATTACCAAGGCAACCTGTTCGCTGAAAGCGTCAGGAGTAGGCTATGATGAGTTGGCAATGGTTAATGGGAAATTAGCCCAGGTGGTAAAAATCATGGGTGATGAAGTGACTTTGCAGGTGTTCGAAGGTACGGAAGGTATTCCGACCAATGCTGAAGTCGTATTCTTGGGCAAGTCGCCTACACTGAAAGTGAGCGAGCAGTTGGCCGGACGTTTCTTCAACGCTTTTGGTGATCCGATTGATGGGGGACCAGAAATTGAGGGACAGGAAGTGCCTATCGGCGGTCCGTCTGTGAATCCGGTTCGCCGTAAACAGCCGTCGGAACTGATTGCGACTGGTATTGCTGGTATCGATTTGAACAATACGTTGGTATCAGGACAGAAGATTCCTTTTTTTGCTGACCCTGACCAACCGTTTAATCAAGTGATGGCCAATGTGGCATTGCGTGCCGAAACCGATAAGATTATTTTGGGCGGTATGGGTATGACTAATGACGACTACCTGTATTTTAAGAATGTATTTTCTAATGCCGGTGCGCTCGACCGTATTATCAGTTTCGTGAATACTACGGAGAATCCTCCGGTAGAACGTCTGTTGATTCCGGATATGGCGCTGACAGCTGCTGAATATTTTGCAGTGAAACATAATCAGAAAGTGTTGGTGTTGCTGACTGACATGACCAGTTATGCTGATGCGTTAGCTATTGTGTCTAACCGTATGGATCAGATTCCTTCCAAGGACTCTATGCCGGGATCTCTTTATTCGGATTTGGCGAAGATTTATGAAAAAGCGGTACAATTCCCCGCAGGTGGTTCAATCACTATTATTGCGGTAACTACCTTGAGTGGCGGTGATATTACGCATGCCGTTCCTGATAACACGGGTTATATCACTGAAGGTCAGCTGTTCCTACGTCGCGATAGTGATATCGGTAAGGTTATTGTGGACCCGTTCCGTTCGTTGTCTCGTTTGAAACAGTTGGTGAGTGGTAAAAAAACTCGTAAGGATCATCCTCAGGTGATGAATGCTGCCGTACGTTTGTATGCCGATGCCGCCAATGCCAAGACTAAGATGGAAAATGGTTTTGACTTGACTAATTATGATGAACGTACTTTGGCATTCGCTAAAGATTACGCAAATCAGTTACTCGCCATTGACGTGAATCTGGATACTACTGAAATGCTGGATGTTACATGGGGATTGTTCAGCAAATACTTTAAGCCGGAAGAAGTCAATATAAAGAAAGAATTGGTTGACCAGCATTGGAAAAAACAATAA
- a CDS encoding V-type ATP synthase subunit A: MATKGTVSGVIANMVTLTVDGPVAQNEICYILTGGDRLMAEVIKVVGSNVYVQVFESTRGLKVGAEAEFTGHMLEVTLGPGMLSKNYDGLQNDLDKMDGVFLKRGQYTYPLDKERVWHFVPLVKVGDEVGPSAWLGQVDENFQPLKIMVPFQLTGTYEVKSIVPEGDYTIEDTVVVLTDREGKDIPVNMIQKWPVKKAMTNYKEKPRPYKLLETGVRVIDTVNPIVEGGTGFIPGPFGTGKTVLQHAISKQAEADIVIIAACGERANEVVEIFTEFPELVDPHTGRKLMERTIIIANTSNMPVAAREASVYTAMTISEYYRAMGLKVLLMADSTSRWAQALREMSNRMEELPGPDAFPMDISAIISNFYGRAGYVHLNNGETGSITFIGTVSPAGGNLKEPVTENTKKVARCFYALEQERADRKRYPAVNPIDSYSKYLEYPEFEEYIAKRINGEWIGKVNEIKTRLLRGKEIAEQINILGDDGVPVEYHVIFWKSELIDFVILQQDAFDEVDSVTPMERQEEILNMVIDICHTEFKFDTFIEVMDYFKKMINLCKQMNYAKYKSEQYEDFKKQLQELVAERSV, translated from the coding sequence ATGGCAACAAAAGGAACTGTTAGTGGCGTAATAGCCAACATGGTTACTCTTACCGTTGACGGACCGGTGGCACAGAATGAGATTTGCTACATTCTGACTGGCGGAGACCGGTTGATGGCAGAGGTTATTAAGGTAGTAGGCAGCAATGTTTATGTGCAGGTGTTTGAAAGTACACGTGGATTGAAAGTGGGTGCTGAAGCCGAATTTACGGGACACATGCTTGAAGTGACTCTAGGTCCGGGTATGTTGTCTAAAAATTATGATGGTCTGCAAAACGACCTTGATAAAATGGACGGAGTATTCCTGAAACGCGGACAATACACCTATCCATTGGATAAAGAAAGAGTGTGGCATTTTGTACCGTTGGTGAAGGTGGGTGATGAAGTTGGTCCATCGGCTTGGTTGGGACAGGTGGATGAGAACTTCCAGCCATTGAAAATTATGGTACCATTTCAGTTGACAGGTACTTATGAAGTAAAATCTATTGTTCCTGAAGGTGATTATACTATTGAGGATACTGTAGTGGTTCTGACGGACAGAGAAGGTAAAGATATTCCGGTAAACATGATTCAGAAGTGGCCGGTAAAAAAGGCAATGACTAATTATAAGGAAAAGCCGCGTCCTTATAAATTATTGGAAACCGGTGTCCGTGTTATTGATACGGTTAACCCCATTGTAGAGGGGGGAACGGGATTTATTCCCGGTCCGTTCGGTACAGGGAAAACAGTGCTTCAGCATGCCATCTCCAAGCAGGCGGAAGCGGATATCGTAATTATCGCTGCTTGTGGTGAACGTGCGAATGAGGTGGTGGAAATCTTTACGGAGTTCCCCGAACTGGTAGATCCGCATACAGGACGTAAGCTGATGGAACGTACTATCATTATTGCCAATACCTCGAACATGCCGGTGGCTGCCCGTGAAGCGTCTGTGTACACGGCTATGACCATTTCTGAATATTATCGTGCTATGGGGTTGAAAGTCTTGCTGATGGCAGATTCTACTTCCCGTTGGGCGCAGGCCTTGCGTGAGATGTCCAACCGTATGGAAGAGTTGCCTGGTCCGGATGCATTCCCGATGGATATCTCGGCTATTATCTCCAACTTCTACGGACGTGCGGGATATGTGCATCTGAATAATGGTGAAACCGGTTCTATTACTTTTATCGGTACTGTATCTCCAGCAGGTGGTAACTTGAAGGAACCTGTAACGGAGAACACCAAAAAGGTGGCCCGTTGCTTTTATGCCTTGGAGCAGGAACGTGCCGACAGGAAGCGTTATCCGGCTGTGAACCCGATTGACTCTTATTCAAAATATCTGGAATATCCGGAATTTGAGGAATATATCGCCAAACGTATTAATGGTGAATGGATTGGTAAGGTGAACGAAATCAAGACAAGATTGTTGCGTGGTAAGGAAATTGCTGAACAGATTAATATTTTGGGTGATGATGGTGTACCTGTAGAATATCATGTAATCTTTTGGAAATCAGAGTTGATTGATTTTGTGATTCTGCAACAGGATGCTTTTGATGAAGTGGATTCAGTGACTCCGATGGAACGTCAGGAAGAGATCTTGAATATGGTAATCGACATTTGTCATACGGAATTCAAGTTTGATACTTTTATTGAGGTGATGGATTATTTCAAGAAGATGATCAACCTTTGCAAACAGATGAACTATGCTAAATATAAATCTGAGCAGTATGAGGATTTTAAGAAGCAGTTACAGGAATTGGTTGCCGAGAGAAGTGTCTGA
- a CDS encoding DUF2764 domain-containing protein: MTNYYCLVAGLPDLSLEDGKLNYTVANFKSEIYSELSEKDRKLIDLFYLKFDNANLLKLLKDKEAATDFEGNYSQNELLALISSVREGDAPDKRYPSYLYEFITAYLALSAEELYRAEDMLSACYYAYAMNCGNQFVSSWFEFNLNINNILAALTARKYKMDVSQVVVGKTDVSEMVRTSNARDFGLSEILEYFEQVLRISEIEELVEREKKIDLLKWNWMEDAVFFNYFTVERIFVFLLKLEMIGRWISMDKEKGSELFRQIIDKLKDEIQIPAEFR; encoded by the coding sequence ATGACAAATTATTATTGCCTGGTAGCCGGTTTGCCGGATCTTTCGTTGGAGGATGGCAAACTGAACTATACAGTGGCTAATTTTAAATCGGAAATCTATTCGGAATTATCGGAAAAGGATAGGAAGTTAATCGACTTGTTCTATTTGAAATTCGATAATGCTAACCTGTTGAAACTGTTGAAAGATAAGGAAGCTGCGACAGATTTTGAGGGGAATTATTCTCAGAATGAGTTGCTGGCGCTTATCAGTTCGGTGCGTGAAGGCGATGCTCCGGATAAGAGATACCCATCTTATCTTTATGAATTTATTACTGCTTATTTGGCTCTTTCCGCAGAGGAACTCTATCGTGCGGAAGATATGTTATCTGCCTGCTATTATGCGTATGCCATGAACTGCGGTAATCAATTTGTTTCCTCCTGGTTTGAATTTAATTTGAATATCAATAATATACTGGCTGCCTTAACTGCACGTAAATATAAAATGGACGTATCTCAGGTAGTAGTGGGCAAGACGGATGTGAGTGAGATGGTTCGTACATCGAATGCCCGAGATTTCGGTTTGTCCGAAATACTGGAATATTTTGAGCAGGTACTCCGTATCAGCGAAATTGAAGAATTAGTGGAAAGGGAAAAGAAGATAGATTTGTTGAAATGGAACTGGATGGAAGACGCTGTCTTTTTCAACTATTTTACTGTGGAGCGGATTTTCGTGTTTTTGTTGAAACTGGAAATGATTGGCCGTTGGATTTCTATGGATAAGGAAAAGGGAAGCGAACTGTTCCGTCAGATTATTGATAAATTGAAGGACGAGATACAGATTCCCGCAGAATTCAGATAA
- a CDS encoding ATP synthase subunit E, whose protein sequence is MENKIQELTDKIYREGVEKGNEEAQRLISSARDEAAKIVEDARKEAESILALARKSAKETAENTQSEIKLFAGQAVNALKTEIATLLTNEVVSESVKGFVADKEYLNKFIVSLAAQWSANESIVISTADAEGLKKYFAANAKALLDKGVRIEEVNGTKSLFTISPADGSYKVNFGEEEFENYFKDFLRPQLVEMLF, encoded by the coding sequence ATGGAAAATAAAATTCAGGAGCTTACCGATAAGATTTATCGTGAAGGTGTGGAAAAAGGAAATGAAGAAGCACAGCGACTTATTAGTAGTGCTCGCGATGAAGCAGCAAAGATTGTAGAGGATGCCCGTAAGGAAGCTGAGTCTATTCTCGCTTTGGCTCGGAAGTCAGCCAAGGAAACTGCCGAAAATACACAATCAGAAATTAAATTGTTTGCCGGACAAGCAGTAAATGCATTGAAGACCGAAATAGCTACCTTGTTGACCAATGAGGTAGTCAGTGAAAGTGTGAAAGGATTTGTGGCAGATAAGGAGTATCTGAATAAGTTTATTGTTTCATTAGCTGCCCAATGGTCTGCTAACGAATCTATCGTGATCTCTACCGCAGATGCCGAAGGACTTAAGAAATATTTTGCAGCGAACGCAAAAGCTTTGTTGGATAAAGGAGTGAGAATAGAAGAAGTGAACGGAACGAAATCACTTTTTACTATCTCACCAGCTGACGGCTCTTACAAAGTGAACTTCGGTGAAGAGGAATTTGAAAATTATTTCAAGGATTTCCTTCGTCCTCAATTAGTAGAAATGTTGTTTTAA
- a CDS encoding ABC transporter permease: MTILNNILAVSWHEFRVICTRYSILLVLSGGIFVYGLLYNYMYAPNVVRNAPVAVVDMSRTPLSRSYIRLLDATPQARVLTNNADLPAAKELMKCDEVVGIVYIPSDFDARVGRGEEAIYIMYSTTTAFLYFASMQEASAGAMLAVNDDVRPEQVVFLPQDDIQSVVQTKSVDVVGTALYNYTDGYGTYLIPAVLMVVIFQTLIFVISMLSGKERETGDILMFAGPEGRDLSFLRMASVVIGKSFTYLAFYALFSIFLLGLLPLVFQLPHLAYPWKIVALMIPYILATSFFGLACSLFFSDSDAPLLLVAFFSVGLIFLSGVSYPLELMPWYWQWIHYMVPAAPGTLAFVKINSMGASMSEISQQYIILWIQCAIYFVLACRAYRYNIKKAKCERQ, from the coding sequence ATGACGATATTGAATAATATATTAGCTGTATCTTGGCACGAGTTTCGTGTAATATGTACCCGCTATTCCATTTTATTGGTACTCAGCGGTGGCATCTTTGTGTATGGATTACTTTATAACTATATGTATGCTCCCAATGTGGTACGCAATGCTCCGGTGGCAGTAGTGGATATGAGTCGCACTCCGTTAAGCCGCAGTTACATCCGTTTGCTGGATGCCACTCCGCAGGCACGGGTATTGACAAACAATGCTGATTTGCCTGCTGCTAAGGAATTGATGAAATGTGATGAAGTGGTGGGCATTGTTTACATTCCCTCGGATTTTGACGCTCGTGTGGGGCGTGGTGAAGAAGCGATATATATTATGTACAGCACCACTACGGCTTTTCTTTATTTTGCTTCCATGCAGGAGGCGTCTGCTGGAGCCATGCTTGCTGTGAATGATGATGTTCGACCCGAGCAAGTGGTTTTTCTACCTCAGGATGATATACAGTCTGTGGTTCAAACAAAGTCTGTCGATGTGGTGGGTACCGCCCTGTATAATTATACCGATGGTTATGGTACTTATTTGATACCTGCCGTTTTGATGGTTGTTATTTTTCAGACGTTGATATTTGTTATCAGTATGTTGAGTGGGAAAGAGCGTGAAACTGGAGATATACTGATGTTTGCAGGCCCTGAAGGAAGGGATCTTTCTTTTTTACGTATGGCATCCGTAGTGATAGGAAAATCATTTACTTATTTAGCCTTTTATGCTTTATTCTCTATCTTTTTGTTGGGGCTTCTTCCTTTAGTTTTCCAATTGCCTCATTTAGCATATCCGTGGAAAATTGTGGCACTTATGATACCTTATATTCTTGCTACCAGTTTCTTTGGATTGGCCTGTTCGTTATTTTTCAGTGATAGTGATGCTCCATTGTTGTTGGTAGCTTTCTTCTCTGTAGGATTGATTTTCCTGTCCGGAGTTTCTTATCCGCTGGAGTTAATGCCTTGGTATTGGCAATGGATTCATTATATGGTTCCTGCGGCTCCCGGAACTTTGGCCTTTGTTAAGATAAATTCTATGGGAGCTAGTATGTCTGAAATCAGTCAGCAATATATTATCCTATGGATACAATGTGCGATATACTTTGTTTTGGCTTGTCGAGCCTATCGCTACAATATAAAGAAAGCAAAGTGTGAAAGACAATAA